GCaagaatgatattttgaaagtatatataaaaatatgagggcaaaattgggtatcaacagctgggGACGCAGCATTTCATGCGTGTAGGTCTTGATAGAcaactggatagaccttcccagtagacagagtcaaacatcagctcggttggtaagctccacttcctcggagttaccaggtctagacctcggagtctattttatatatacaggtttgatgggtaggtcaagGCCCTATCCCGACCACAATACAATTttgttatctctagaggcttgtagacgagtcctgtatattttgtatgttagtATTGTGGCCTTGCTAGCCCTGTGTGCATGTtcagtttggtattgctggttgtaAACGTTCATAGCGGCCTCGTCGGCCTGCATAGTTATGTATTTGAGATTTTGagtatgtttacccctcagatgagagagacgttattttgagatgatttagaatatggcctcatcggcctaagttgagggttacccctccagagttcatagttacagagtgatacgctcgggccgagtatggcatcGGGTGCCGGCCACACCTCttcaagtttggggcgtgacaacctTTGCTTTCAAGAAAATGGCATTTGTCTTTGTAATGCATTGGCCACTTTCGAGATgtgcatgatggccattttcactgatatggtggaaacatttgtagaaatcttcatagatgATTTTTCAATCTTCGGGTCTTCTTATGATGATTGTTTGAAGAATCTGGGCAAGGTGTTGGCAcattgtgaagaaacaaatttggtgctaaattgggaaaaatgccttATGGTTCAAGAGGGCATCATTTTGGGTCATAGAATATCGAAGAgcggaattgaagttgataaggcgaaGGTGGTGGCAGTTGCAAAATTACCTCCACCCATCTATGTGAAGGGTGTCCGGAGTTTCTTAGAACACACATGTTTTAATAGACGCTTTATTAATGTTTTTCCTAAAATTGCTACTCCATTATGCAGGTTGCTCGAAAAGGATGTGACTTTCAATTTTGATGAAGCCTGCCTGAAGGTATTCGAGGAGCTCAAGGAGAAGTTGGTCGCTGCCCCCATCATTGTGGCACTAGATTggtcatgtgtgatgcaagtgaccatGCTATTGCAGCAGTGCTAGGCCAGAGGAAGGACAAGATGTTTTTCTCCATATACTATGCAAGTAAGACTCTTAATGATGTGTAACTCAATTACATCACTACTGAGAAGGAGTTGTTGGCAGTTGTATGGGCCTTTGAGAAATTTCAGGCTTACTTGGTGGGAACAAAAGTCATAGTCCACACCGATCATGCAGTCATCAGgtatctatttttgaaaaaagaatccAAGGCTAGATTGATGCGCTGGATTTTGTTGTTGCAGGAATTTGATGTAGAAATACGAGATCGGAAGGGCACAGAAAACTAAGTGGTTGACCACCTGTCGCGGCTGGAAAATCATGAGCACGTGGAGGAAGGTGGACAAATTAAGGAGACATTTCCAAATGAACAACTTTTTGCCATCACCCATGACCCTGCCCCATGGTACGCATACTATGTGAATTATATTGTGAGTGGGGTTCTTCTTATTGAAATACAATCTGAGGCTAGTAAGAGGTTTTTGCATGATGTAAACTTTTACTactgggatgagccattcttgtACATACAGTGTGCTGATCAGTTGATGAGGAGGTGCATTCCGGAAAAAGAGGTGGAACTAGTGTTATATATTGGCATGCCTTGCCTTATGGGGGACATCATGGATGCGATAGGATTGCTGCAAAGGTCTTGGAGTCGAGGTTCTATTGGCCAACattgttcaaggatgcccatgcatTTGTTAAGAAGTATGACTAGTGTCAGAGAACAGGAACAATCACGAGGAGGCATGAGATGCCTTTGAACAATAAGGTAgagatttttgatgtgtggggcatagacttcatgggaccattcccattgTCTATAGAAAATAAGTATATTTTGCTAGCGATGGACTATGTATCAAAATAGGTGGAGGTTGTTGCATTGCCAACCACTGATGCCAAGGTGGTAGCCGCTTTTGTGAAGAAGAATACATTCTCGAGGTTTGGGACCCCATGTGCCTTGATTAGTGATGAAGGGACACATTTCTGCAATCGGTTGTTGAATAACCTTCTAGCCAAATATGGGGTCCACCATAGAGTTGCCACGACATATCATCCACAAACAAGTGGACAAGATGAAGTGTCCAACAGAGAAATAAAGCAGATACTAGAGAAGACAGTGAGTATGAACAGGAAAGATAGGGCTGCAAAGCTAGATGATGCCTTGTGGGCATATAGAACTGCATACAAAACACCAATTGGAGCGTCTCTGTAAAAGCTTGTGTATGGGAAGACATGTCACTTGACGGTTGAACTTAAACATAAGTCGTGTTGGGCGGTCAAGAAGTTGAATATGGACTTGGAGGTGGCGGGCGAGAAGAGGCTCTTGCAGTTGAATGAGTTAGATGAATTCATGCTGCACTcctatgaaaatgctaagctttGCAAGGAGAAAACTAAAAGATGGCATAACAGGCATATCAAGCCCCGTCACTTTGAACCAGGCAAAAAGGTACTATTGTTCAATTCCAGACTCAAGCTATTTCCTAGGAAGTTAAAATCAAGGTGGTCaggtccatttgaggtggtgAGAGTCACCCCATATGGTGCAATCGAGTTGTACACTGTAAAATAAGGAATTTTTTTTGGTGAACGGGAAAAGAGTCCAACACTATTGGGGAGGTGTCATTGATCGTCAGAAGTCCAAAGTAATACTCGCTGATGAGTAAGCGTGGCTCTACGCCGTGCCGCGACGTAAAATCAGGCACTTGTTGGGAGAAAACTCAGcctgtatttttttattttatttttatagtgtcacgttttgtttttattttgttttgcagATTAGGGGAAGTTTGAGTACCCGAAGTTGAAGTTGAGGAGCATGCTTGAGCTTAAGTGTGGGGTCGTTCCGATCCTTAATATTGAGGATCATATTGCTAGCTAGGCCCTAGAGGGTCTCAGGGAGTGTTTCTCATCCTTAAAGGGAAGGAACATGTGACATAGCAATTATAGGAACCGATGCCTGCTCCTGAATCAAACGAAATCGACAAAGGGGAGGAGCCGTCGGTTCCTATAATTTCTATGTCGCATGTTCTTTCCCTTTACTGCTGGAAACGGAGatcgcattcatctcccttgccgccggttgatcccctcttatttgtttaattccctctggagttgggaatttcagaagttgatgGTATGTTGATGGCACAACCTTCATCTTATGTAGCCACAGTCTGCCAAGAATAATTTTGTAGCCTATGTCGTCATCTACTACTTCAAACAAGGTAGTCTTCATAACCCCTTCGGCGTTTGTGAGCAGCAGGATCTCCCCTTAGGTTGTCACACTTATTAAGTTGAACCCAACGAGGAGCTTTGTGCccggaataatgcttccggtTAGCTTGGCTTATTCCAGCACTCTCCATTGAATGATATTGGCTGAACTTGCTGGgtccaccaaaacacgtttaattttaaaatctaaaacattaagagaaattaccagggcatcattgTGCGGTAGTAGGAGTCCATTAATGTCCTCCTCTATGAAAGTGATATCACCCTCGGcgacttcccggagtctcttgcTATGAGTCACTAATACCTTTGTCTTTTTTGCTGTTGAAAAGGTTACAccattaatctcgttcccccCACCGAAAATCATGTTAATCGTTAGTCGAGGAGGATCTTCTCCTATCTTCAAGGGCTCTGTAATATCCCAGTTGCGGCCGTAGTTATTTTTAGCCCGGTCCCTTAAGAACTCTCTAAGATGGCCATTTTTCAGCAATGTCTCCACCTCCTCGCGCAGGTGCCGGCAGTCCCCAGTCCGATGGCCGTTAGTCCCATTATACTCGCACCATAGATTAGGATCCCTCTTACTGGGATCGGATCTCATCGGCCTCGGGATTCGTGCTTCCTTAATATTCCTCATCGTCGATACCAGCTCCACCATGCTGACATTGAAATTATACTCGGGCAATCTGGGATATGTGGAATCCCGGGAGCCTGATATCTCTTTGTCCTGCAATGATCTATTATTCCGGCCACGGTCAGTTCTCCTATCGGTAGCGAACCTGTCCGCCAACCGAAAACCTCTGTCGCGTCCTTCGCCCCTTTTGTAGAGTAAAAACCAGCCCTTAGAAGATCAGAGATCTGTGTCAAAATCGTCCTTCGACTTATCCTTGTTCTTTTCTCGATCCCGACCCTTGGTTGATGCTAGGAAATCGAGCTGGTCATCTTCTATTCTTATCTTTGATTCGTAGCGGTTGTGGACATCTGCCTATGTAGTTGGCTAGAACTCGAGCAAGCTTTCTTTCAGTTTCCGGAAAGCATCGGAGCTCCTCGGCTTCAACCCCTTAGTAAATGCCTCATCTGCCCATTCATCTAGCACGGCCGGTAGTAGCATCCTTTCCTTCTGAAACCTGgtcacgaactctcgcagcaaTTCAGACTCTCCTTGCGCAATGGTGAATATGTCGATAGTGGAAccggcatgggccttgatgaaagagtcCGCGAGCTCCGCTCCATCAGTGCTTGCTCCAGTGGTTATCAATGTATGTTTAGATTAATTACACGTGTCCATATGAATCTTCAAAGGATGAGGTTGTTTTTGTCAATTCTCTATTATTATGCTTATATTTCCGTTGGTAGTAAGTTATAACCCAAAAAGTCGATTAATACTAGTACTTTACAGTATCAATATAATAAGCAATTAAACATATATAAAGATAACATTGACAAATAAAACCAAGCTCAAAAACTATGTAATAATTACTCTATTTtctgaataaataaaatatattcacCCGATTATGAAATAAATAAGCAATTTAACAGATATAATGTAGCTAGTGGGTATCATCTTTCATAgattttaggtttttttttttcaattcttatTATCAACGGAAATATAAGTATAATAATAGTGACTTAACAAAAACAATCTCATCCTTTGAAGATTCACATGGACACGTGTAATTAATCTAAACATGCATTGATAACTACTGGAGCAAGCACTAATGGAGCGGAGCCGCTCCCACCTAACAATCCTCAAAATGTCAGCTTTATAAGGTAAGTAAAGCACAAAAATAAAGTCAAATACAAATAATCGTTTAAAAAGATTCCACATTATCTTTGATAGAGGTGAGACGCGCGTACAAATCCTCACAAGGCGTCAATCATGTAATGAGGGTATAAGGCAAGAAGACGTGGGGAGCTTAAACCTCGATATTAGTCTACGAACGTGTAGGCTACCACCTTAATGCACATTAGTAATTATAGAAACGAAACCccatttctatatatatatatatccatgcACATCCTTCTTTCTATATTATCTTCTTTGTTCTAATTCCTTTCTtagagaaagaagaaataagaaaaagaagaagaagaatgggaaTATCATCAAAGTTACAAGTTATTGGTTTGTTGTTAGTTGGCCTACTGGCTTTGCAGGCAGGGGCTAATTTTGATTATGGAGATGCCATGGACAAGACTTTGCTCTTCTTTGAGGCACAGAGGTCTGGAAAATTGCCTCCACATCAACGTGTCAAATGGCGCGGCGATTCTGGACTCAAGGATGGTTTTCTCCAAGGGGCAAGTCCATCTTTCTCTCTTTGCTTTTATGGTGTTTTTCGTAGGAAAGAACAAGTACTTAGAGCTAGTGGTGGAgccaaatattttattaaggagagtcaaaatataaaaaagtaaacaCATGAAGAAATAAATAAGATTCAACATGTAGTACATACACATAATTCTTTCATCTAGCTAGATAATATAATTTTTCGGTAAAGGGGTGTCAACAAAGTTGACTTTGCCAAAGCTTACAGTCGCTCTAATGTTTATTAATAGTGAACCTGAAGTATttttaaatgatgaatataggtTATGGATTTCTTTCTATATTTTAGAGGGAAGCATGCATAGCTAGAAATTAGATAAAGATTTGGAAGAAATTGAGTATATGATGGGCGAAATTTGTCaatattgtagtaatatttatGGGTGTCAAGGGGCGGATATACCTTGACACAAGCGATGTCACATGACACAACTAAAATATTGCGTATAAATATAGCAAATAACACCACTTGTTATTATattcatttttttactttttcaaatAACATCGCTTACAAAAAGTTTGTAGTACACTGTATACCGCTGATGGTTGAAATGGGAATGCATGCAGGTGAACTTGGTAGGAGGGTACTATGATGCAGGAGATCATGTAAAGTTTGGATTGCCAATGGCATTCAGTTTGACAATGCTAGCATGGAGTGCTGTTGACTACAGCAAGGAAATTGTAAAACTTAATCAGATGGGCAATACCTTGGCTGCCATTAAGTGGGGTACTgattatttcatcaaagcacataCTCAGCCAAATGTTCTCTGGGCTCAGGTAATTGCATGAACTCTTCTTCTCTACGTCAACTACATTCAATTGCTTGTTCTCTATGTTGGTAGATAGAGTTAGTTGCAATAGTTTGGTCACCTGCATCATGAAGAACTGGACTTTCTATAGCTAATTAGCAATAACATGCTACCATGGCCAAACGGTTAATTGATGAAGTGGATGAAAAATCATGGGAGATTAAGATTCAAATCCTAacaaagatataaaaaaaaatgcTATTGATCTCTTTCTATTGAGGTGTGTACAAGTTGACTCCGATATCACTtatgaaattattaaaaaaaaatggttACGCCTGTCACCTAATCAAGGGAATTTTAATTTTTGGCATTCAATTGTACATCACCTACACATAACATCATGTTCATTTGACCGAGGCGTATCTTATTTGACATTGCAAGTTTTCATATTCTTGGCAGGTAAAGATTAACTTCAGGAAGAGAAATAAGGACGAATTTGTTA
The nucleotide sequence above comes from Nicotiana tabacum cultivar K326 chromosome 12, ASM71507v2, whole genome shotgun sequence. Encoded proteins:
- the LOC107785639 gene encoding uncharacterized protein LOC107785639, with translation MVELVSTMRNIKEARIPRPMRSDPSKRDPNLWCEYNGTNGHRTGDCRHLREEVETLLKNGHLREFLRDRAKNNYGRNWDITEPLKIGEDPPRLTINMIFGGGNEINGVTFSTAKKTKVLVTHSKRLREVAEGDITFIEEDINGLLLPHNDALQVQPISFNGECWNKPS